The following are from one region of the Sorghum bicolor cultivar BTx623 chromosome 2, Sorghum_bicolor_NCBIv3, whole genome shotgun sequence genome:
- the LOC8084988 gene encoding importin-11 — protein sequence MALSASDVPTMYTVLVNSLSADEAARRPAEAALSQCETRPGFCSCLLEIISARGLACREDVRLLATVYFKNSINRYWRHRRDSYGISNEEKDHLRKNLLLNMHEENSQIALQLAVLISKIARLDYPKEWPDLLSVLAQQLQSADVLASHRMFMVLFRTLKELSTKRLAVDQKNYAEITGHLFEYTWNLWKSDVQTILQNLSMLSQRNDIDSILEQSNDLALICDRWLLCLKIVRQLIFSGYASDSRTAQEVWQVREVCPTVLTAIRSLLPYYDSFKDKQAKLWDFAKRACTKLMKVLVTLQGRHPYSFVHQTVLPATVDFCLNMITNPEQTGTTFEEFLIQSMVLVKSVLECKEYRPSPTGRVINENAQPLSLEQRKRNFAAVASDMLKAVLSGDRVVLLCNILVRRYFIYTAKDLEEWSENPESFHHEQNLVQWTEKKRPCAEALFIVIFEKYRELLAPVVVSVLREAMVVSPPQETGVTAGMLLKDAAYTAAGHVYYELSNYLSFNEWFHGSLSIEISNHHPNMRIIRRKIALLLGQWISEIKGDTRKLVYRALVGLLQDNDIAVRLAACSSLCYLFQESCFSEVDLFECLPTCWTMSFKLIEDVQEFDSKVQVLNFISVLLEHAGDKVIPFASQLSQFFQMIWNESAGESLLQIQLLTALRTFVSSLGFQSPLSYHMLIPILQSGININSPDALNLLEDSVLLWEATLSNAPSIVPQLLDLFPYLVGIMNRSFDYLEVSMKIIDDYIIFGGSEFLKSHGANLANIIDTIVGNVNDKGLLTALPIVDLLIQIFPLEAPPLISSALQKLTFISLSQDDGQNPSRTTVRASSGAILARLLVMNTNFLAQLLSEPALLASIQQAGISVNNNLLLSLVDMWIDKVDDANAIQQKEYAMALSIILTLQVPQVIDKLDDILSVCTTVIIGSREVKIEDDTSGDITSSSWIGNDGSGYSNTSSKELRKRQVKDSDPIKQASLENVLRENLKACAVFHGDVAFNAAISRIHPSAFAQLQQALNTA from the exons GAGATCATCTCGGCGAGGGGATTGGCTTGTCGGGAGGATGTTCGCCTGCTCGCCACGGTATATTTTAAGAACAGTATCAACCGCTACTGGAGGCATCGCCGCGATTCGTA TGGAATTAGCAATGAGGAGAAGGACCACCTTCGGAAAAATCTTTTGCTAAACATGCATGAGGAAAATAGCCAG ATTGCACTGCAGCTAGCTGTATTAATCTCCAAGATTGCACGCTTGGATTACCCAAAGGAGTG GCCAGACCTTCTCTCTGTATTGGCACAACAGCTGCAGTCCGCTGATGTTCTTGCTTCACATCGCATGTTTATGGTCCTGTTTCGAACTCTAAAGGAGCTGTCAACTAAACGGCTTGCTGTGGATCAGAAGAATTATGCAGAG ATCACTGGCCACTTGTTTGAGTATACCTGGAACCTTTGGAAGAGTGATGTGCAGACTATATTACAGAATCTTTCTATGCTCTCACAGAGGAATGATATAGATTCCATTTTGGAGCAATCCAATGACCTTGCTTTGATTTGCGACCGGTGGTTGCTCTGCTTAAAGATTGTCCGGCAACTAATTTTTTCAGGTTATGCTAGTGACTCAAGAACTGCTCAG GAGGTCTGGCAGGTTAGGGAAGTTTGTCCAACAGTTTTGACTGCCATTAGATCCCTTCTTCCATATT ACGACTCCTTCAAAGACAAGCAAGCTAAACTATGGGACTTTGCAAAAAGAGCATGCACTAAGTTGATGAAAGTCCTCGTTACTCTACAAGGCAGACATCCATATTCTTTTGTTCACCAAACTGTGCTTCCTGCTACAGTGGACTTCTGTTTAAATATGATTACAAATCCTGAACAGACTGGCACAACTTTTGAAGAATTTCTTATACAAAGCATGGTTTTGGTTAAATCAGTACTGGAGTGCAAAGAATACAGACCAAGTCCCACAGGACGTGTTATCAATGAAAATGCACAGCCTTTAAGTCTGGAGCAAAGGAAGAGAAACTTTGCAGCAGTGGCTAGTGACATGCTGAAGGCCGTTTTGTCTGGTGATCGAGTCGTGCTCCTATGCAACATTTTAGTAAGGAG ATACTTCATTTACACAGCAAAGGATTTGGAAGAGTGGTCAGAGAATCCTGAGTCCTTCCACCATGAGCAGAATTTGGTTCAGTGGACCGAGAAAAAACGGCCATGTGCTGAAGCCCTCTTCATTGTTATCTTCGAGAAGTACCGAGAG CTTCTAGCTCCAGTTGTTGTTTCTGTTCTTCGTGAAGCTATGGTTGTTTCGCCACCACAAGAAACGGGTGTTACTGCTGGAATGCTTTTAAAGGATGCTGCCTATACAGCCGCCGGGCATGTTTATTATGAACTTTCGAACTACCTCAGTTTTAATGAATG GTTCCATGGATCTCTATCTATTGAAATTTCAAATCATCACCCCAATATGCGTATCATTCGTAGAAAAATTGCATTGCTGCTTGGGCAATGGATTTCTGAG ATCAAGGGTGACACTCGGAAATTGGTCTACCGTGCTTTGGTTGGATTGCTGCAGGATAATGAcatagccgtaagg CTAGCAGCATGCTCTTCTCTGTGCTATCTTTTCCAAGAATCTTGCTTTTCTGAAGTAGATTTGTTTGAGTGTCTTCCTACATGTTGGACAATGAGTTTCAAGTTGATAGAAGACGTCCAAGAATTTGATTCAAAG GTGCAAGTGTTGAACTTCATTTCAGTTCTTCTTGAACATGCGGGAGACAAGGTTATTCCATTTGCAAGTCAGCTATCACAATTTTTTCAGATG ATATGGAACGAATCTGCGGGTGAAAGCTTGCTACAGATACAATTACTAACAGCACTTAGAACTTTTGTTTCTTCGCTTGGATTCCAGTCACCTCTTTCTTACCACATGCTTATTCCTATATTGCAAAGTGGTATCAATATCAACAGCCCTGATGCTCTTAATCTTCTTGAGGACAGTGTTCTG TTGTGGGAAGCAACCCTTTCAAATGCCCCTTCCATTGTACCTCAACTTCTGGATCTATTCCCTTACCTCGTGGGCATCATGAATAGAAGTTTTGACTATCTGGAG GTCTCAATGAAAATAATTGACGATTACATAATTTTTGGTGGATCAGAATTTTTGAAAAGCCATGGTGCAAACCTAGCTAACATCATTGATACTATTGTTGGAAATGTCAATGACAAAGGACTTCTCACTGCACTTCCTATTGTTGATCTTCTTATTCAG ATCTTTCCTCTGGAAGCTCCACCATTGATATCCAGTGCTCTTCAG AAACTTACCTTCATATCGTTGAGTCAAGATGATGGGCAAAACCCGTCTAGGACAACTGTCCGGGCATCCTCTGGGGCAATTCTTGCTAGGCTTCTGGTGATGAATACAAACTTTTTGGCACAACTATTATCAGAGCCTGCCCTTTTGGCAAGCATCCAACAAGCTGGGATTTCTGTGAACAATAATCTGCTTCTTTCTTTAGTTGATATGTGGATAGACAAG GTAGATGATGCAAATGCTATACAGCAGAAGGAATATGCAATGGCGCTTTCTATAATTTTGACATTACAGGTACCTCAGGTCATTGACAAACTTGATGACATACTGAG TGTCTGCACTACTGTCATTATAGGAAGCCGTGAAGTAAAGATCGAGGATGATACTAG TGGCGATATCACAAGCTCTTCATGGATAGGCAACGATGGTTCAGGTTATTCCAATACTTCAAGCAAAGAGCTGAGAAAGCGCCAG GTAAAGGATTCAGATCCTATCAAACAAGCATCGCTAGAGAATGTGttaagagagaacttaaaagcATGTGCAGTTTTCCATGGGGATGTAGCATTCAATGCTGCCATCAGCAGGATCCATCCATCTGCGTTTGCTCAGCTGCAGCAGGCCCTGAATACTGCATAA
- the LOC8084989 gene encoding pentatricopeptide repeat-containing protein At1g09900 isoform X3 has product MASSSAAAAAAFVVLPFPSPSSSDDSDDADTLPPPPVAEPEAASPHHPPPPQLHQLERDCNLAMKGLARAGDVDQVVHLFSDLMLSATSAGVPPSVLCYNTLLNALAEDGRAVEARRVFDGMLAAGVAPNASSFNILVKLYAWRTAEFHLAYDEIHAMRRHGLVPDVGTFSTLVTGLCRAGKLDEAWGVLDWMLQEGCRPMVHTYTPIVQGYCCQGRIEEATNLIGFMEEAGCPPNAVTYNVLIRALCDDARFDEVKQVLAEIESKGHKPSTVTYNIYMDALSKKGMAKEALKQFEVLQDEVQFTLNGTSRNIQLHYMCHSLQNVGLQRQNNEDGISNEEDHLWEKSFVKHT; this is encoded by the exons ATGGCTTCCTcttctgccgccgccgccgccgccttcgtCGTCCTTCCCTTCCCCTCCCCATCGTCCTCCGACGACTCCGACGACGCCGATACCCTCCCTCCCCCGCCCGTGGCGGAGCCGGAAGCAGCCTCTCCGCACCATCCTCCGCCTCCACAGCTGCACCAGCTGGAGCGCGACTGCAACTTGGCAATGAAGGGGCTGGCGCGCGCGGGGGACGTCGACCAGGTCGTCCACCTCTTCTCCGACCTCATGCTCTCCGCCACAAGCGCCGGCGTCCCGCCCAGCGTGCTCTGCTACAACACGCTCCTCAACGCGCTCGCGGAGGACGGCCGCGCGGTGGAGGCCCGCAGGGTGTTCGACGGAATGCTCGCGGCGGGCGTGGCGCCCAACGCGTCATCCTTCAACATCCTTGTCAAGCTGTACGCGTGGCGGACCGCCGAGTTCCATCTCGCCTACGACGAGATCCACGCCATGCGGCGCCACGGGTTGGTGCCCGACGTCGGCACCTTCTCCACGCTCGTCACGGGGCTGTGCCGTGCGGGGAAGCTTGACGAGGCCTGGGGCGTACTCGATTGGATGCTGCAGGAGGGGTGCCGCCCCATGGTGCACACGTACACGCCCATCGTGCAGGGCTATTGCTGTCAGGGCCGTATTGAGGAGGCTACCAACCTGATTGGCTTCATGGAGGAGGCTGGTTGTCCTCCCAATGCTGTCACTTATAATGTTCTGATAAGGGCGCTGTGCGACGATGCCAGATTCGATGAGGTCAAGCAGGTGTTAGCAGAGATTGAAAGTAAGGGCCACAAGCCCAGTACGGTTACCTATAACATATACATGGATGCTCTTAGCAAGAAAGGCATGGCTAAGGAAGCACTCAAGCAGTTTGAAGTCTTGCAAG ATGAAGTTCAGTTCACTCTCAATGGTACATCCAGGAATATCCAATTGCATTATATGTGTCACAGCCTCCAGAATGTGGGACTTCAGAGGCAAAACAATGAAGA TGGAATTAGTAATGAGGAGGACCACCTTTGGGAAAAatcttttgttaaacacacatgA
- the LOC8084989 gene encoding pentatricopeptide repeat-containing protein At1g62914, mitochondrial isoform X2, which produces MASSSAAAAAAFVVLPFPSPSSSDDSDDADTLPPPPVAEPEAASPHHPPPPQLHQLERDCNLAMKGLARAGDVDQVVHLFSDLMLSATSAGVPPSVLCYNTLLNALAEDGRAVEARRVFDGMLAAGVAPNASSFNILVKLYAWRTAEFHLAYDEIHAMRRHGLVPDVGTFSTLVTGLCRAGKLDEAWGVLDWMLQEGCRPMVHTYTPIVQGYCCQGRIEEATNLIGFMEEAGCPPNAVTYNVLIRALCDDARFDEVKQVLAEIESKGHKPSTVTYNIYMDALSKKGMAKEALKQFEVLQELNWCAAVVAYNTVMSRLCDMGRWPAVLELLANMIKKCIVPNTRTFNIFIHSLCIAEKLSVAKKLVYNQGFPANVVTYNTLIHSFYLSGEACEAESLFAYMTEIANIAPDEVTYTIMVDGLCRQGKFDKATNCFKESLKDKLSKDLLTTLLNRLARSDRNGNILVTFQEIERQGFVCGYNMIFEDTVRSICQVGFRQHIKMFNLQFLLDGMLGPGKEVYREARAHKGQGK; this is translated from the exons ATGGCTTCCTcttctgccgccgccgccgccgccttcgtCGTCCTTCCCTTCCCCTCCCCATCGTCCTCCGACGACTCCGACGACGCCGATACCCTCCCTCCCCCGCCCGTGGCGGAGCCGGAAGCAGCCTCTCCGCACCATCCTCCGCCTCCACAGCTGCACCAGCTGGAGCGCGACTGCAACTTGGCAATGAAGGGGCTGGCGCGCGCGGGGGACGTCGACCAGGTCGTCCACCTCTTCTCCGACCTCATGCTCTCCGCCACAAGCGCCGGCGTCCCGCCCAGCGTGCTCTGCTACAACACGCTCCTCAACGCGCTCGCGGAGGACGGCCGCGCGGTGGAGGCCCGCAGGGTGTTCGACGGAATGCTCGCGGCGGGCGTGGCGCCCAACGCGTCATCCTTCAACATCCTTGTCAAGCTGTACGCGTGGCGGACCGCCGAGTTCCATCTCGCCTACGACGAGATCCACGCCATGCGGCGCCACGGGTTGGTGCCCGACGTCGGCACCTTCTCCACGCTCGTCACGGGGCTGTGCCGTGCGGGGAAGCTTGACGAGGCCTGGGGCGTACTCGATTGGATGCTGCAGGAGGGGTGCCGCCCCATGGTGCACACGTACACGCCCATCGTGCAGGGCTATTGCTGTCAGGGCCGTATTGAGGAGGCTACCAACCTGATTGGCTTCATGGAGGAGGCTGGTTGTCCTCCCAATGCTGTCACTTATAATGTTCTGATAAGGGCGCTGTGCGACGATGCCAGATTCGATGAGGTCAAGCAGGTGTTAGCAGAGATTGAAAGTAAGGGCCACAAGCCCAGTACGGTTACCTATAACATATACATGGATGCTCTTAGCAAGAAAGGCATGGCTAAGGAAGCACTCAAGCAGTTTGAAGTCTTGCAAG AGCTAAATTGGTGCGCTGCCGTTGTTGCCTACAACACTGTGATGAGCAGACTATGTGACATGGGCAGATGGCCAGCTGTTCTGGAGCTCTTGGCAAACATGATCAAGAAATGTATTGTACCAAACACACGTACGTTCAACATTTTCATTCATAGTCTTTGCATCGCTGAAAAGCTTTCTGTAGCCAAGAAACTGGTCTATAATCAAGGGTTTCCTGCAAATGTTGTGACATACAATACACTCATCCATTCGTTTTACTTAAGTGGAGAGGCCTGTGAGGCGGAAAGCTTGTTTGCGTACATGACAGAAATAGCAAATATTGCTCCAGATGAAGTCACCTATACCATAATGGTTGATGGACTATGCAGACAAGGAAAATTTGATAAGGCTACCAATTGTTTTAAAGAGTCTCTCAAGGATAAACTGTCAAAGGATCTTCTTACTACCCTTCTAAACAGGCTTGCTCGCAGTGATAGAAATGGGAACATCCTTGTTACATTCCAAGAAATCGAAAGACAAGGCTTTGTCTGTGGTTACAACATGATATTCGAGGATACGGTTAGATCAATCTGCCAGGTTGGTTTTCGTCAGCAcataaagatgtttaatctgcAATTTCTGCTGGATGGAATGTTGGGACCTGGCAAGGAAGTGTACCGAGAGGCAAGAGCGCATAAGGGCCAAGGAAAGTGA
- the LOC8084989 gene encoding protein Rf1, mitochondrial isoform X1 codes for MASSSAAAAAAFVVLPFPSPSSSDDSDDADTLPPPPVAEPEAASPHHPPPPQLHQLERDCNLAMKGLARAGDVDQVVHLFSDLMLSATSAGVPPSVLCYNTLLNALAEDGRAVEARRVFDGMLAAGVAPNASSFNILVKLYAWRTAEFHLAYDEIHAMRRHGLVPDVGTFSTLVTGLCRAGKLDEAWGVLDWMLQEGCRPMVHTYTPIVQGYCCQGRIEEATNLIGFMEEAGCPPNAVTYNVLIRALCDDARFDEVKQVLAEIESKGHKPSTVTYNIYMDALSKKGMAKEALKQFEVLQGKGLHPTAFTLSIILNCLCCNSRFSQAIPILERSAELNWCAAVVAYNTVMSRLCDMGRWPAVLELLANMIKKCIVPNTRTFNIFIHSLCIAEKLSVAKKLVYNQGFPANVVTYNTLIHSFYLSGEACEAESLFAYMTEIANIAPDEVTYTIMVDGLCRQGKFDKATNCFKESLKDKLSKDLLTTLLNRLARSDRNGNILVTFQEIERQGFVCGYNMIFEDTVRSICQVGFRQHIKMFNLQFLLDGMLGPGKEVYREARAHKGQGK; via the coding sequence ATGGCTTCCTcttctgccgccgccgccgccgccttcgtCGTCCTTCCCTTCCCCTCCCCATCGTCCTCCGACGACTCCGACGACGCCGATACCCTCCCTCCCCCGCCCGTGGCGGAGCCGGAAGCAGCCTCTCCGCACCATCCTCCGCCTCCACAGCTGCACCAGCTGGAGCGCGACTGCAACTTGGCAATGAAGGGGCTGGCGCGCGCGGGGGACGTCGACCAGGTCGTCCACCTCTTCTCCGACCTCATGCTCTCCGCCACAAGCGCCGGCGTCCCGCCCAGCGTGCTCTGCTACAACACGCTCCTCAACGCGCTCGCGGAGGACGGCCGCGCGGTGGAGGCCCGCAGGGTGTTCGACGGAATGCTCGCGGCGGGCGTGGCGCCCAACGCGTCATCCTTCAACATCCTTGTCAAGCTGTACGCGTGGCGGACCGCCGAGTTCCATCTCGCCTACGACGAGATCCACGCCATGCGGCGCCACGGGTTGGTGCCCGACGTCGGCACCTTCTCCACGCTCGTCACGGGGCTGTGCCGTGCGGGGAAGCTTGACGAGGCCTGGGGCGTACTCGATTGGATGCTGCAGGAGGGGTGCCGCCCCATGGTGCACACGTACACGCCCATCGTGCAGGGCTATTGCTGTCAGGGCCGTATTGAGGAGGCTACCAACCTGATTGGCTTCATGGAGGAGGCTGGTTGTCCTCCCAATGCTGTCACTTATAATGTTCTGATAAGGGCGCTGTGCGACGATGCCAGATTCGATGAGGTCAAGCAGGTGTTAGCAGAGATTGAAAGTAAGGGCCACAAGCCCAGTACGGTTACCTATAACATATACATGGATGCTCTTAGCAAGAAAGGCATGGCTAAGGAAGCACTCAAGCAGTTTGAAGTCTTGCAAGGTAAAGGGTTGCATCCCACAGCTTTTACTTTGAGCATCATTCTAAATTGCCTTTGCTGTAACTCGAGGTTTTCACAAGCCATTCCCATCTTGGAGAGGAGCGCAGAGCTAAATTGGTGCGCTGCCGTTGTTGCCTACAACACTGTGATGAGCAGACTATGTGACATGGGCAGATGGCCAGCTGTTCTGGAGCTCTTGGCAAACATGATCAAGAAATGTATTGTACCAAACACACGTACGTTCAACATTTTCATTCATAGTCTTTGCATCGCTGAAAAGCTTTCTGTAGCCAAGAAACTGGTCTATAATCAAGGGTTTCCTGCAAATGTTGTGACATACAATACACTCATCCATTCGTTTTACTTAAGTGGAGAGGCCTGTGAGGCGGAAAGCTTGTTTGCGTACATGACAGAAATAGCAAATATTGCTCCAGATGAAGTCACCTATACCATAATGGTTGATGGACTATGCAGACAAGGAAAATTTGATAAGGCTACCAATTGTTTTAAAGAGTCTCTCAAGGATAAACTGTCAAAGGATCTTCTTACTACCCTTCTAAACAGGCTTGCTCGCAGTGATAGAAATGGGAACATCCTTGTTACATTCCAAGAAATCGAAAGACAAGGCTTTGTCTGTGGTTACAACATGATATTCGAGGATACGGTTAGATCAATCTGCCAGGTTGGTTTTCGTCAGCAcataaagatgtttaatctgcAATTTCTGCTGGATGGAATGTTGGGACCTGGCAAGGAAGTGTACCGAGAGGCAAGAGCGCATAAGGGCCAAGGAAAGTGA